The genomic interval TCTCACTCCATCCACTGCGTCCTCCACATCAATGTTAGACTTGAGAGTCAGCCTCTTTCTGAACTCTGTGTTCTCTGACAAGTCGCTGACCTTCCAGCCGTAGTGTTTGGCTGAATCCTCATTGACAaagaaggacgaggaggaatcGGCCATTCCCACGGCGcttcccatccctccatctgctCCACGCATTTTCTGGTCAGAGTACGATCGCTGCTGGTGTTTTTTCCGGAACTTCTCGCGAATGTTGGAGCTACCAGGTCTCCGCATGAAGAGGTAAGTGGGAAGCCGGTATAAGAAGATACGCTTGACCCAGGGAGGCATGGTGTGCGTACTGGGGGCCCGGTGGTGTACATTGAGCACGCAAACGCTGGTTACAATGGAGAAGGTGACCAGCACCATCGAAAACATTAGGTACTTCCCGATAAGAGGCACTGCTAAAGACGTAGGTGGTACAATCTTTGAGATCAGGAGTAAAAACACAGTGAGGGCCAGAAGGACGGAGATACAGAGAGTCATCTTCTCACCACAGTCTGACGGGAGGTAGAAAACCAGAATGGCCAGGGATGTTATCAGGATGCAGGGAATGATCAGGTTGATGGTGTAGAACAGAGGTTTTCTCTTGATAATAAAGTCATAGGTGATGTCCAGGTACCTGATATCATTCGGGTCTTCATTCTTTCGTCCGGGCAATGAAACAATATCCCACTCGCCACTGGGTTTGAAGTCGTCACGTGAGGCAAAGTCACTGAGAAGGATGAGGTCGATCTCCGTGTGGTCGTAGGTCCAAGAGCGGAACTTCAGGGTGCAGTTCTGCTGGTCGAAGGGGAAGTCACGGACTTCAATTTTACAAGCAGACTTGTAGATGGCTGGTGGAAGCCAGGCTACCTCACCGTTGTTGGAAACCACAGCATTAGAATAGAAGGAGACTTCGTAGGTCCCATCGGCACTGATGGAAGGGAAACGTGGGAAACAAGTAAAAGAAAGGACAAAGGTAAAGGTCAAGTCAATGCACTCAAAACAGACTGCTGGaaggataattattattattaaagtaaaTTGTATCAATTTTTCAGTCCTGTAGAGCACACAACATATTAAAGTGACATAAACCTAAAATGTAATGATGAGAAGGATGGAGTAGAACTGTTCCTCCTGTGGACATTTTTAAACTTATGTCATACATCAGAGAACATAAAAGCAAGTGGCCCACGTTGTCATACTGACATTTAAGGTGCATTGATGCATCATCATCAACTCATGCATtgagaaacaaacaagaaaacacctTAATTGGTATTTTTAGCCAAAATAAATAGTCAACGCAGGTCTTAGTATTTCCAACGTAACACAgagtttgtgatgtcacaaaactAAGAAACCAATCCTGTCAACTTGTGGGCGGGGCTCAGTAGTTGGGGAAAGGCTCCTCACCTGCAGGTGAGCTGTGAGGTTGGGGAGACGAGGTCATATCAGCATGTTCAAGGTGTAGTGTTACATTCAAGTCATTTTAAAGCCATGAGGGGACATTTTTCATGAATATGTAACTGGGGAACAAAGAGTTTTAAGGGGTATAATAAGCTACCAGAGTGGGACGCCATGTTATCATCCAATAGTCTAGTAATATAATGTGTATGTACTAAAACTTGCTACTGTGGAAAATGTACGTTACCTTTGAAACAAGCCAAAATGTAACCATGCATAAGTACGCATGTGCATTAAGCCTATGGCAACATTACATCATGTGGTTAAGTGTTGCATTGGCCACTGAAGAGCAATCCCACAATCCTGCTGGAGCTTCCTCCtaataataaaccacagtggAGTGTTTTGGCATCTGACGATACTTTAAACTTGTGCTTCTATTAAAGACTTACTGGATCTTATTTCATGATTTCGCCCGCGCAGGATGCAAAACGTACCCTTTGGTCTTATAGTGCAGTTATAGGTTGAACGTCTACTAATAGTGAGAAGTGTAAGATCATAAttgcaacacaacacatgtgCATTAATTCAATTGAGCCTTACTCGTCAACCATGCAGCCGATGAGTGAGGCAGTGATGCTGAGGCGTGAACATTAACAATGGAGTCTGTCCCGCAGCAACATCTTGAGGCAAACAGCTGAGTTGACTTTACTAAATTAATTTACTCCACTAACTGATGGCGTGTTGAGAAAAGGATTTCTTGTCTGTCACCATGTGTCTCTCAGCCGGTGACGTGGAACATGCAACAGCTCTGTGTGAGCTGAAGGTTACAGGACGTCTTTTGTCGTCCCAGGTGAAGAACTCGCCCCGGGACACATGCCAGCAATATGGCAACAACCGCCCACCCCCCTCACCACCTCAAATCTGCTGAGCctgactttttcttcttcatctcacCGAGGCTGCAGGTGATGCATTATAGATAAGTGGCCTATCAATTATAAAGCAGGTCAGGAATCCAACCATCACACTCAGTCTCTAATGCTTTGGAGCTGCTGTGAATATGCAGACGTATCAAAAATGCAGAGGCCCCCACCTGCTCACTGTGGGTGTGCAGCCCCTGACCTGGTCAGAGATCTGAACCTGAAGTGGGGAAGTAGTGCTGATCATTTCCCAGCATTTTGCCTCTTGAGCCTTTCTGCTGCTTACATGGTCTTTAGCTGACCAGCAGTCTGTGATCGGCCGGGATAAATGGTGAGGTAACACTGATGATGACCAGAACACAAGCCTGTTACAACATCTCAGTCTCAGGTTTACATTATacacttgacctttgacacagGAGTTTGGAAAACATTCTCACCACAGGTCTTTTTAGTGGACAATCTTATCATTGATATCACATCGTCTTCATCAGCAGATTGATAAGACTCAATTACCGTGGAATTTCAAAACTGAAACTTGGTTTAAAAGTATGTGCTGATGACTGGCAGCTTGAAAGTGATCTTGTGATGAGATCTAGTTAAAGGCTGaagcaaagagaaatgtttgaagTTTTCTTTCAAAGACATTCACTGAACTGGCTTTTTGAACTAGCGGCAGTCTGTTCTAGAACTTTGAAGCGAAATTTACAAAAGCTGCATCTCAGATTTTCTTTTGGCAGTTAGACTTGCAGCAGATGATCTCAGTGTTGTTGAGGGGACAAAGTTAAAGAATCGTTTCAGCTTTGTATTTTACATTCCAGTGGAACTTAcatgttttaaaattgtattatgTAGAAAGTAACATGCCTTGGTTATGGTTAGACATtttgtcatttatctttttgtGATAGGACAGAATTTTGTGTAGAGAGAGTGGTGGAAGCTTTGGTCAGAGCCCAACCTGTGGCGGGAAGGTGAGCTAACCAGATGAGCTAACCAGATGAGCTAACTGGATCCCCACTGGTTTTCCTACTAGATGTGAATCAGCAACCAGAAGAAAACCAttgcaaatgtaaaaacacagtgaagatCTTTCCTGTAAGTGATTCGTGTATGAACTACAGTTTAGTCAAGATTGACAGATGAGGTGAGACCTTTGTGTCTGTCAGCAAACGCTCTAGTGGAAAAATGGAGTGCAGATAATTTCTCTATGAATTTCTTATTAAGATTCTCCTGTATTGATTTTTCCTTGCAGCCATCACAGCCGCACGATGATGTTAAGATGTGCACGCAAAGTAAAAATAATCTTACTCCAGTGTTTGGATCATTCACGCTCGATATGCAGGAACTCCAGTCTCTCAACAACTTTATCTCTGCAAAATCTGTCAACTCTCGTCCCTTAAAAGATCAGTGATTATCATGAGCCTGCAGAGTCTTGACCATGTTAACAAGGTTTTAATGCTTGTGTTCATTATCCTGAAAGAGGTGACAAGGGGCTAAGACAGAAGAAGTAAGTagacagaaggaataagagGATAGAAGGTATACATTTTAGGCAAATTGGGTTTTCTGTGACCATTACAGATCTGTTCTTTTAATCACTTAGCGTTTTACAGACACACTAATTGTGTGTGTCATGAGGCAGACGTACTTGTTGTAGAGGACGATGTCTGGCAGCCAGATGTTTTGTGACGGGAGGCGGATTTTCTTGATGCCCTCGTATTCCTCGGGGTCCCACATTAATCTGTAGTCATTCCATACCTGAGGGCCAATTCCAAGACAAaccaacaatatgaatatattcaAAAGCCACACAACACAGGCACACATAACTACAGATGCATGCATATAAATGACATACAAACAAATTCAAGGACAGTCAGTTTATGCCTGACTGGCTAtttaaaattcatttaaaaactagAAATgtactcagtagagcacaaacctccgcTCAGTTCATATATATTCAATCAGGTTCCACGAAAATTCGcaaattcataaatatcagttccttaACGTGTCAGAGTTTTGGGTTTTTTTCCAAAGCATCCATGCAgtaattcttgaataacattgcTTAACAATAACAAACAGGGGTGAGGACAGAGTCTCCTAAGTGGAGTTAAAAGCAGCACACGAACATTTCTCCTGCAAACATGTGTTGGTGTGCTGTGCCACTACGAGGAAGTGCCTTGTTGTGGCCTGAcctcacacaacacacgcaaaaacacacacttacaaaaaaataaatgtcacaaaCCTGAGTGAGCCAACAGTTTGTGGTCATGATCTGCTCCCTCTCATTCTGAAACACAGGAACAGACAAAGATGGTTTATTAATGTCcaaaaagcactttacagttaAGGTTATTGCCATTACTTTTTCTATCAGTGGCAATtgggggttcagcatcttgatGGGGAACCGCCGACCCTCTGGTTAGAGGACTAggacagcttgtgtgtgtgtttgtgtgattatgtgtgaATATTTGTATCCTCACCACATTGATCAGCTGGGCGAGAGACACTTGGATGTAAATGGCGACCTGCTGACTGTTGTTGACAGCCGGTCTGATCAGCTTGTTGTAGCGCTCCGGTGCCAACAGGTGACTCACCAGCCGCTCCTCCACCTCCGCACACAAGGCAGCTGAAAACAACCAAGATGTTAAACTTCAGCCAGAACAACTGCATCAACAGAAGATATGGGGAGAAAAAATGTGTGTTCTACTTTCATTATGTCGCTGTGCAACTGATAACGTGTGGTGACTGGACACCGGGGGGGCACTCGTCTCTGTATAAACCTCGGATTAGGCCGGCCACCTTGTGTTGACCTTTCCAGTTCCACAGTTCTGGTTCATAATGTTTTAATCGACTCATGTTTTGCTCTGTTGAGTCAGAACAGGTTAAAGTGGGTGCGATGTCGACTAAATCGTGGGTGTAATAGTGAGTCTCACGGTTGGATGAAGCCCAAAGCCTCAGTGAACATTTGAACAGAGGTGAAAAGTAGCTGGTTCATCCAGAACTTTTTGACTTTGAATTTTAAAGTCAAGAGAATAAATCACAACTCTTGAACAAATGGATTGAGGAAACACTTGACACCAACATGTGGACTTCCTCTGACTTTCAAAACTGCCTTCTCAGTCGGCTCTCTGCTCAGATCACTGCTGACCCTCTTGTTGATCACGGTTAGACAAACCTCAGCGAAGCACGAACACACTCACGCCTGGAGCAGTGGTTGGTGAAGCGATGTTTAAATCTCGTGCCGTATGGTCGCGATAATTAGGTGCTGCAGCAATGTACCCAGCTGCATATCCTCAGATGTAATGAGtgtgtaatatgtgtgtgtgtgtgtgtgtgtgtgtgtgtgtgtgtgtgtgtgtgtgtgtgtgtgtgtgtgtgtgtgcgtaggcAATCGCTCACACACAATGCATAGATCCTCTTTACCTTAACAACTTACCACTCAGGCATTTGTATGTGCACTGTATATGTTGAACGTTAATAACCCGTGCAATCTAAAGTTCATATGACTATAATGAGTCACAtttgtccacacacacaaacacgcacacagaacCACTTCAGGCCTGATAACCCAAACCCATGAAATCAACAAAGAACAGTGTCTGACTGGGTCACAGAGCTTCAGTGGCAGTGGTTGGTTTGGACTCTGCCAGAGATTTAGACATTTAAACTCAAGAAAAAACATGTGTcttatttttaatgaattaagTGATTTCTTTCCAATAAAACTTCAGAACTGaccaaacagagaaacaaaggttGAACAAAATTTCATGATTCCAGTTCCTTGAGTTCTTAAAGATGTAACTTTTATCTGCATTCGCCTGAACCACAAATGGAAAATTCACTCAAGTGACATAGAGATTTAGTTTCAGCCgatatatttaaaacatgctTCACATAAcatatgttttaatttgatcttTCAACCTCATCTTTACCCGTCTAGATCcaaatgtgaaaacaattcAATATTGAGGGGAACAAGGAAAGTCTTTTTGAAAATTGTCACCAcaggtttgtggtgtttgtgagtCACGGCTGTTTTAAGGTGAGTCATCGAAGGCCTTATCAGACCACAGCAAGAGCAGGGACATCCTTGGTCTGATTTTAGGACCTAGAACCAACAGAAAATGGTGCAACATTGATTTTTGAGATCTCTGCCAGTAGATGACTAACAAGGACATCACTAATGACTTTCCATTACATCATATCACTGCACAGTTGATTGGATTTggcagtggtttcatttcaccCACAAACATACAACGATTCAGTCAAACACTCGTACTGAAACAGCTGTGCAAACACTTCTGTTCTGACAGCAATGTACTTTTGTGCCGACATCTCAAAACTCACTTTACCAtgaatattgtttattttagcaTTTTACTTACACTGAGTTTCAGCTATGCGCCCGGGGTGTCATATCAATATATATACCAGATAattagggctgccactaacgactatttttctatcgattaatcggacgactattttatcgattagtcgattaatctaaacgactaattttcctccaaaaaaatcaaattgaccatttcatttcagttaattttattttgacaacaacaaactgtatgtcatcgtataatgcagcacaaaacaaaatgtaaacaaaggctcaaatattaaagtgcaaaactgtaggtttaaactagcaactccaacgtgataaaaataaataaaaaagagggcatataagttaagtcagcagtgcaactcaaaaagatatcaaagtttctatttaaccccttatcaaaataaaaaagttatgtctgcatattaaaccaagtgcaacaagtttaaagtataagaaacaatggtgtccagctcaaaatcaaactcaaacgttagttagacatgcgtgttgtaatgtaagaatgtcagcatgtccacatgttctggactcagtctagcggccccccctccccccacgcgggcgccgtagctgaggtgacgcgagaaGGACCCGACTCGCGTCCAGGGCCAccgtccgcacctgcgacggacaccgccccgcggtccaagagaaaggaagcccccgcaccagcgacgccgtgaagcgccgtggacgaggaccccccccccccaaaaaaaaaacaacttgaggcgggccgcacaccgagcctccggctgcgtggaggggaggggggcgccggggcgactgctgccccagccgcggcatgcaTAGTCTATCGCGGCTggtgcccagcggtttaaaaaaaaaatgcgtcgacgcattttatacgcgtcgacgcattttcagcgtcgacgtaatcgatgacgtcgacgaatcgcggcagccctacagataataaaatgttttctgacaCGTGTCAAGATCGAACTAAGGAGAAGAGACGCTGAGCTTTAACTGCAGGAGTTTAAGGTGTATTCTACACTTGGTCACTCTACATTAACCTCTACTGAACCTGCATCTGTGGAGGAGACGAGTCGTGTCCAGCGTCTGAGCAACTGTGACATGACACTGAGCCCCGAGGGTAAACGTCTTCAGAGAGCTTTGAAACACAGCGCTCGGTCGGCCCTGTCTGTCAGGAttagacagagaagagagacacaTAAGCAGAAcgagacaacacacacaacggCAAAGTCCGGGTGCGAGACAAAACAATCTGCAGATTAGTGTACAATCATCTGATAAGATGAAATAGGATCATGTCGCATTATGGTGATGATTAATGGAAAATCGAGGTGATTCATGGGTTTgagcaggggcggctcctggcataggcgaagtaggcggttgcctagggcgcaaaatgccgagagggcggcacaagggactgatttatcatgacgtgacacatgcaatataaaccaaaacattcacatcacaacatcatcttctaaacccggggacgcaccggagatagaagcgcagcgaggcgccacgaaagctgtccgcttcctttccgcgcccatgttaaataattgggctgttcgcaccggcagcgttgtgccgggaagctgcgggcagcgccgcggccggctcgcgatctgcagcgagggttccggggtctgttctatttttttcgctcgctgcgagcaaatcgggctggaaaacacactgaaaattgatatatttcaaacgatctatcatgtcattacagatatgatgtcggaaatggcaacagtgttgtaagtgctgttgtggcgatctcagggtattctgccgtgactttaatccaggacaccggcagagttgttttctcaaacatactttaaggGCCGCCGTCATTTGTGATCTCGGGCAGCTGATCTTTTTcttaaacagacctgctggattcacctggtttgttgacaaatgggtccgacaaataccgtgctggtttgtggtcagcgaaaaagtgacgtgaccgagacgagcgtcttgacatgcataaagcatgagtcataacgcagaggatccggtaatttttcaaaataaaacggttttattttgaaaaactaccggataatagataaaacagaaaacatgtaaaatatttattctttctgtgcggcccggtaccaaatgacccacaaatgggcctgttgccctgttgattacaataaataggtctaaaaaatatatgtattgtgttcgactgttcagtactgttcatattcattacatttaaaaagcagacataaaggtaacttaaaagttactttccctagtaactaattacttttgatatacagtaactggtggggtaaatcaattacttttaaaagaagtgactagtaactgttactaattactaattttcagtaacttgccaaacactgcttaatccacacatttgtcagttgtgtctaaacagacagaaacacacaagcacatactctcttgtgtgtgtgtgtggggaggcgtgttagactgtggtaagagttgaagatgagtcaaaaaaggattaaattatcaggtgcacgattcagaaagcgcagcaaagtaggggaggagaagaaagaacaatatagaggtagaatcaccccaattcatcattaatgtttatttttgtcgacatgacatgatatgctgtcagtacagctgagttcagacttttttatatttttattatatatttttattattttttatagcttacaattttgtctgtgtgtgcatctgtatacagtccaaaagttcttggggatgcatgacaatttgcgtgtgtatgttggggggggcgccattctgaaaccccgcctagggcgccaacattgccagggccggccctgggtTTGAGCACGAGGGGCTCACAGCTCAGCACTAActcattgtttgtgtgcagtttgggTGTA from Limanda limanda chromosome 10, fLimLim1.1, whole genome shotgun sequence carries:
- the LOC133011767 gene encoding neuronal acetylcholine receptor subunit beta-2-like; its protein translation is MANPVKAALALLVLSVATALCAEVEERLVSHLLAPERYNKLIRPAVNNSQQVAIYIQVSLAQLINVNEREQIMTTNCWLTQVWNDYRLMWDPEEYEGIKKIRLPSQNIWLPDIVLYNNADGTYEVSFYSNAVVSNNGEVAWLPPAIYKSACKIEVRDFPFDQQNCTLKFRSWTYDHTEIDLILLSDFASRDDFKPSGEWDIVSLPGRKNEDPNDIRYLDITYDFIIKRKPLFYTINLIIPCILITSLAILVFYLPSDCGEKMTLCISVLLALTVFLLLISKIVPPTSLAVPLIGKYLMFSMVLVTFSIVTSVCVLNVHHRAPSTHTMPPWVKRIFLYRLPTYLFMRRPGSSNIREKFRKKHQQRSYSDQKMRGADGGMGSAVGMADSSSSFFVNEDSAKHYGWKVSDLSENTEFRKRLTLKSNIDVEDAVDGVRYIAEKMKSEDDDEGIIEDWKYVAMVIDRLFLWIFVCVCVVGTLGLFMQPLFQTYNIPIADEVDHK